AAATCTTGTGGCTACTTGTGTGTCCATGTATGGTGTTGATAGGTGGGGGAGGAGAACGCTTTTCCTTGTAGGTGGAGTGCAGATGATAATAAGCCAGGTaccttctatttttttaattttcaatatcaacttcattttgaaaatttaagcTTATTAATTGGTAGtgaaatgatatatatatattataagctcaaaatatttgtttagtgtaaaattaattaataagctATAATTTTGTTACATTGACTATTGACTGTGttgtacaatattttatttgatgtgAGCAGATTGTAGTTGCAGCTGCAATTTGGGCGAAATTTGGAACTGATGGTAGTCCGGGTGATTTACCACAGTGGTATGCCATTCTAGTTGTGTTCTTTTTATGCATTTATATAGCTGGTTTTGCTTGGTCATGGGGTCCACTTGGATGGTTGGTGCCGAGTGAGATATTCCCATCGGAGATTCGCTCAGCTGGTCAAAGTGTCACGGTGTCGTGCAATATGTTTTTCACATTCGTTGTGGCACAATGTTTCTTGACCATGCTCTGCCATATGAAGTTTGGATTGTTCATATTCTTTGCTGCCTTTGTTGTGGCTATGACAATCTTTGTATACTTCATGCTGCCAGAAACTAAAGGAATTTCTATTGATGAGATGGGCAGTGTTTGGAGATCTCACTCTTATTGGTCTAGATTTGTAGAacataatgatgataatgatgttgaGATGGACCAGCAAATACCACCAGTTCATACTCATTAGTCtagattttagtttattttattttgttaagaaattagttttctttttattttctactGTTGTACAAAAATGACACTATGAtcaagttttatatatttttaatgtcaaatttattttgtatcatTGGGTTATTGTTGAATTAGTTATAATGTTTTTGAAGCAAATTATATGTGATTATAAACATAGACAAAAAGaaagtaaagaaaataaaaattaaaaacacaaatttgcatccaatatatatcCACATGCAATATTTATTCCCACAAACaccataatattttatattaaaaacttatgcaaaacacaattacataaaacgcaacaacaacaacaaaaaagactGGGCAAAAACAAGACTGCAAAACAACAAGCAATGCAACTATCTATCCATTACTTGTATGTCCTTTTATT
The sequence above is a segment of the Cicer arietinum cultivar CDC Frontier isolate Library 1 unplaced genomic scaffold, Cicar.CDCFrontier_v2.0 Ca_scaffold_5261_v2.0, whole genome shotgun sequence genome. Coding sequences within it:
- the LOC101494065 gene encoding sugar transport protein 1-like — protein: MYGVDRWGRRTLFLVGGVQMIISQIVVAAAIWAKFGTDGSPGDLPQWYAILVVFFLCIYIAGFAWSWGPLGWLVPSEIFPSEIRSAGQSVTVSCNMFFTFVVAQCFLTMLCHMKFGLFIFFAAFVVAMTIFVYFMLPETKGISIDEMGSVWRSHSYWSRFVEHNDDNDVEMDQQIPPVHTH